AGCCTGTGCTCCAAGCGCTTTTTTGTGTGGTTGTCCGTGATCAGTCTTCGATGCCGTTGGCCTTGAGAACGTCGTTCAGGCCGCTGACGAGATCGTCCGGGTCGATGCCGTGGGCCATGGCGCCCTCTTCGAGGCTTTCGGCGTGGGAGATCGCGCAGCCGATGCAGCCCATGCCGGACAGCATCAGGGGCTGGACGACCTGCGGATACTTGTCGACGATGTCGGCGATCAGCATATCCTTGGTGATCATATCGATGCACTTCCTTTTCGTTAAACAGCAGATTGAGTTCGGTCAGATTATATCCGAAGGAATCGCAAATGTACAGTTATTTCTGATTATAATACTTATGTATGGATGCCCGGTTCCTCGCCGGTCACAGCAGTGGGCTGAGCAGCTTGGTCACGGACTCGAGCGCCATGGAAACGTGGCCGCGTTTTCCCCATTCGTCCTGCGTGAGGCGGTGGGAATCGCAGATGTAAAGTCCCTGCACGCGGTGGATGCCGAAATTTTCCTGCACGCCGTAGAGGATCATGTTGATCTCGAAATTGAGCGAGAACGAGCGGATGTCGAAGTTGCTCGACCCGACGAAGCCGAGGTTGTCGTCTACGGTGACGGTTTTGGCGTGGAGCAGCCCCTTGTTGTAGAGGTACACTTCGACGCCGAGGCGGAGAAAGTCCTCGTAATACGCACGCGAGGCGTAACCGGCGATGATCTGGTCCGACCGGGCCGGCGTCACCAGTCTGACTTTGACGCCGCGCAGGCGGGCGACTTCGATGGCCTGAAGCATGCCCTCGTCGGGGATCAGGTAAGGCGTGGTGATCGTCACCTGTTCCTGAGCGCCGATGATGGACGCGATGATGAGCCGCTGATAGTTTTCGGTCTGGTACGAAGGCCCGCTCGGCACCGTCTGCAGGCACGACGGCCCCGAGAAATCGTCGTTGGCGGAAAACAGGTGCGCGGTGTCGAGGCGCTCGCCGGTCTCGACGTACCAGTCCTCGATGAAGACGCTTTCCAGCTGACGCACGACCGGGCCGCGGAAACGCAGGCTGACGTCTTTCCAGATCAGCTTGCCGAAGCGCCCGTAGCTGGGCTCGGTGACGTTGTGCGAGCCGGTGACGGCGACGCGGCTGTCGAAGACGGCGAGCTTGCGGTGGTTGCGCAGGTCGAAGCGGGCGGCTTTGGCGCGGTAAATGCGCACGGGAAGCGCTTCCTCCACCCGAACGCCGTCGCGCTGGGTGTCTTTTCTCAAAGAACTGCGCAGGAATTCGCGCGAGCCCACGGAATCGAGGAGCAGCCGCACGGTGACGCCGCGCCGGGCGGCTCGGCGGCAGGCGGTGATCACCTTGCGTCCCTGCGAATCGTCGGCGAAAATATAGTAAAGCAGATCGATCTCGTTGACGGCGGCGTCGATCTCGTCGACCAGCGTGTCGATAAAGTCGCCGGCTTCGGTGACGTACTGCACCGCGTTGCCCTGAACGGCGCTCAGATATCCCAGATTTTGAGCCAGATTGGCGGTGGCCTGCAGCGACGGCGGCAGTCGCGGCGAGATGGCGCCCGGCAGTTCGGAATGCATCATGCGCGCGCGGATGTCATGAAAATGCGAAAGCATGGCGTTGTGCCGCTCCGTGCGGCGCGACGGCAGCACGTTGGTGCCGAGGATGGAGTAGGCGACGATGCCCGGCCACGGCCAGAGCAGAATTACCAGCAGCCACGCCGTGGCCGTGGAAGGATTGTGCCGCTGGGGGATGATCACCAGCGCGGAGAGGCGGATGACGAACGATACGATGTCCAACCCGGTGAGGAAGAAAATGCTGAGCCCCTGACCCCACGTCATCAAAATCAGTCCTTTATGTAAAGAGCGATATGAGGAAAACGCATTCATCATAACACAAACGGTTGAGCTTTTTAATTGACGATGAGAATGAAATAGAATAAAACGCTTGACGAAGCAAAGAAACGTTCCGACGCCGCCTTTCCCAAAACTTTGTGATCTTTGCGCTGTGTCAGGACGGGGAAGAGGCGTATTGAAAACTGGAACGAGTCCCGGGAAAGCTCTTCTCCATGACGGCTTCAGCGCTCTTGACTTTAAAGCGAGCGGGGAGTAAAAAGTAACGGCCATAAGGCTTGTTCGATCATTTGCGGAGGAGAGTAGGCGAGTGCCGCGGCGGAAGAAAAAATTCGCCGCGGCGCTTTTATTTTGGCGTTCTTCGGTTAGAATAGAGGCGGCGGCTGGCTGATTTTCGACGTAAAATTCATGATGGCGAAGGAGAATGATCCATGGGACGGCTTTTGGTGGTCTTTACGGGCGGCACGATCGCCAGCGGTTTCGACGGGCGGGGCAAGGCCCCGGTTTCGGGCGCGTCGCGGCGTCTGAAAGATTCTCTTGCCGAGCTTTTTGCCGAACGCGGCGTGGAGGCGCTCTTTCGAGAGCCGCTTGGGAGTCCCGGCATCGACAGTTCTGAGATGGATCCGGGGCATTGGCTGGAGATCTCGCGCTGCGTTGCCGCAGAGCTGGAGCGAGGGCTTTCGGGCGTGCTGATCCTTCACGGCACGGACACCATGGCGAACACGGCCGCGTGGATGAGTCTGTGCTTTGGCAGCCTGCCCATTCCGGTCGTGCTGACGGGCAGCCAGCTGACGCTCGATTACATGCCGGAAGACGTCACCTCGAACCTGCGCGGCGCGGCCATGGCCTGCTGCTCCGATCTGCGCGGCGTCTGGGTCTATTTCAACTGGAAGCTGATCCCCGGCGACCGCGCTCACAAAACGCACGCCATGCATCCCGACGCTTTTAACGCCGTTAACGGCCAGCCGCTGTTCTTCAATCCCGACTGGGCCCTCGATTCGACTGAAGCCGGCGGGCGTTCCGCTGCGGCGGCGCAGCTGCCGGAAGAAGTGCGGAAGATGCTTGACCTCGATCCTGACGAGTTGCGCGAGCGCTGCGCCCATATCCGCTGGTTTTTCGCCCAGCCGGGAGCGCGCTTTGCCTGGCAGGGCGGCGAGCGCTTCCTGTGCCTGCTTGGCTACGGGGCCGGCAACATGATCCCGTCGGTGCTGGACGGCATCGAACAGCGTCATGGAACGAAACCGTACGTCGTCGCGTGCAGCCAGGCCGAGGGCGGCGTCAAACATCCCGACGGTTACGACCGCGTCGGCATGGCCCGTCTGGCGAAGGCGGGGTTTCGCGTTTGGAACCAGACGGACCGTTCCGTCGAGTTTGTGCACAGCCTGTGCTGCTACGCGTTGGCGGCGTCTTTTGACGCGCCGGAAAAGGCGCTGAACCGCTATCTGCGGGAATGCCGGGCATAATGAAAAGCGGACAGCTTTTATGGCTGTCCGCTTTTCATTATGCGCCGGAGAACTTTTATTTCCGGCAGATCGCCGCGCCGGCCGAAGCTCCGATCCGCGTCGCCCCGGCGGCGATCATTTCTTCCGCCTCTGCGCGCGTATGGATGCCGCCGGCGGCTTTGACGCCGACGTCAGGCCCGACGACGGCGCGCATCAGCGCCACGTCGTGAACGGTCGCGCCGCCTTTGGAAAATCCCGTCGAAGTTTTGACGAAATCCGCTCCCGCCGCGGCGGCCAGACGGCAGGCGCGGGCCTTTTCCTCGTCGGTGAGCAGGCAGGCTTCGATGATGACTTTGACGGTACGCCCCTGCGCGCCTCTGACGACCGCGGCGATGTCCGAACGCACGTACTCGTCGCGGCCGGCTTTGAGATCGCCGACGGAGACGACCATGTCAAGTTCGTCGGCGCCGTCCGCTACGGC
The sequence above is drawn from the Pyramidobacter piscolens W5455 genome and encodes:
- a CDS encoding asparaginase; the encoded protein is MGRLLVVFTGGTIASGFDGRGKAPVSGASRRLKDSLAELFAERGVEALFREPLGSPGIDSSEMDPGHWLEISRCVAAELERGLSGVLILHGTDTMANTAAWMSLCFGSLPIPVVLTGSQLTLDYMPEDVTSNLRGAAMACCSDLRGVWVYFNWKLIPGDRAHKTHAMHPDAFNAVNGQPLFFNPDWALDSTEAGGRSAAAAQLPEEVRKMLDLDPDELRERCAHIRWFFAQPGARFAWQGGERFLCLLGYGAGNMIPSVLDGIEQRHGTKPYVVACSQAEGGVKHPDGYDRVGMARLAKAGFRVWNQTDRSVEFVHSLCCYALAASFDAPEKALNRYLRECRA
- the deoC gene encoding deoxyribose-phosphate aldolase, whose product is MNELASYIDHTLLKPEATESQIRALCAEARQWRFASVCVNPRWAATAAEELRGSRVKVCTVIGFPLGASVSAVKEFEARRAVADGADELDMVVSVGDLKAGRDEYVRSDIAAVVRGAQGRTVKVIIEACLLTDEEKARACRLAAAAGADFVKTSTGFSKGGATVHDVALMRAVVGPDVGVKAAGGIHTRAEAEEMIAAGATRIGASAGAAICRK
- the cls gene encoding cardiolipin synthase yields the protein MTWGQGLSIFFLTGLDIVSFVIRLSALVIIPQRHNPSTATAWLLVILLWPWPGIVAYSILGTNVLPSRRTERHNAMLSHFHDIRARMMHSELPGAISPRLPPSLQATANLAQNLGYLSAVQGNAVQYVTEAGDFIDTLVDEIDAAVNEIDLLYYIFADDSQGRKVITACRRAARRGVTVRLLLDSVGSREFLRSSLRKDTQRDGVRVEEALPVRIYRAKAARFDLRNHRKLAVFDSRVAVTGSHNVTEPSYGRFGKLIWKDVSLRFRGPVVRQLESVFIEDWYVETGERLDTAHLFSANDDFSGPSCLQTVPSGPSYQTENYQRLIIASIIGAQEQVTITTPYLIPDEGMLQAIEVARLRGVKVRLVTPARSDQIIAGYASRAYYEDFLRLGVEVYLYNKGLLHAKTVTVDDNLGFVGSSNFDIRSFSLNFEINMILYGVQENFGIHRVQGLYICDSHRLTQDEWGKRGHVSMALESVTKLLSPLL
- a CDS encoding DUF1858 domain-containing protein, with product MITKDMLIADIVDKYPQVVQPLMLSGMGCIGCAISHAESLEEGAMAHGIDPDDLVSGLNDVLKANGIED